GACGAGGCGCTGCCCTCGCCGTCCGGCGGCACCGGCAGCTCCTCGTCGGCCCTGTGCGAGGAGTTGCCGGTGGGGTTGTCGAGCGGGGCATCGCCGGAGCCCAGCTCCTCGGCGAGCGTGGCGAGCACCTCCTGGGCGGCCGCGAGGCGGGCGCGCGGCAGGCGGGCCAGCGCCCGTTGCACGGCGGCCTCCACGGTGCCGGTGGCGGGCACGTCCAGCGCCCGGCCCGACTCCGTGAGGGCGAAGAGCGCCTTGCGCCCGTCGAGCGGATCGGACTTGCGCTCGAGCAGCCCGCGCTTCTCCATGCGCTTGAGGACTCCCGTGAGGGTGCTGGGGTGCACGTGGAGTATCTGCGCGAGCCGCCCCGCGGTGATGCCGGGGAATCGTCCCACCAGCCGCAGCACCAGCCGCTGCGGGCCCGTCAGGCCCAGCGTGGACTCCATGCGCTTCGAGGTCGACTGCAGGCCATGGTCCACGGCCCACAGCAATCGCATGAACTCCAGCACCTCTCCCAGCGGCTGCTGTTCCTTGTTCTTGTCCGCGGGCGATAAATCGCCGGCCTCGTCGATTGGCTTCATTTCTACAGTGTCCTCCAACTTCTACCTTGCTGTCGCCCGTCCCACCCTCTGGACAGGTAGTAAGTCCGGGTCCTACCTGCTGGAAAAATCCGCAGACGGGGAGGCTGGAGCGGGCCAGGGCGCAGGGACCCCCTGGCGGGGACAGGACATGTCTTTGTTTGGTTCCCTACTAATTGCGCACGCCTCCAGGTCGACCTGGGGAGGGGGCAAGGCCTCGCCCGCAGGTTCACTACGAGAGCGGGTGGCTATCGCCTGCGCGTGCGTCAATCAAGTAGATACGAAACTTCCTTCATGTCAGGCATTGAGGACCTGGCACGAATTGCCAGGAGGCCGATGCCTCCGAGCTCACGGCCTGCTACCCGCCGGAGCCCGGGTGCGTGAGGCGCACGACAGAGTGCGTGTGGAGCTGCCCGTAGGCTTCACTCCCAGGAGAACTCGTACTCACCGTCGAGCAGCCCCGACGTCTGCCGGCCGCGCACCCGGATGTCCCGGGCGTTGCTCGTCTCGAGCAGCGCCCGCAGCACGCCCTCGTGGCTCGGCAGGGGGATGAAGTTGCGGGTGAGGATGTAGCGGCCGTTGGTGGGCCCCAACCACTCGACCTTGTGGTTGCCGAACGTCAGCGACATCCGGTAGGCCGAAGGCAGGGCGTCCACCAGCCGCCGGGGGTCTCCCCGGGCCAGCAGCTTCATCATGGTCTTGCCCGCCGCGGAGTCCATGAAGTCCGCCGCCGAGCGCCTTCCCAGCTGCCGCAGCGCCTCCTCCATGTTGCCGAACCTCGGCACCAGGAAGCGCGCTCCGGTGAAGACGACCCGGAGGTGCGCGCTGATGGGGTAGTTGAAGAAATCCACGAATCGCGACTGGCCGCTCGCCTCGAGGCAGTGGCTCACGGCCTCATCGCCCGCGAGGCCCCGCACCGCGTCCAGCAAGCCGTTGGCGAACATGCCCCGGACGGAGTCCTCGGGTCGTGCCAGCCTCAACCGCTGCGCGAGATCCTGCTCCCAATAGTCGTACGGGTCGTACGACACGGAGACCGCCGCGGTGGCGTTGCTGTTCATGAATTCCCCCGTCTCGAGCCGGCTTGCGTCTGCGATCAGGTCCATACAGGGGGAAAGGTACCCGCACTTGGCTCAGATAGCGAAATCACCGAGGAACACGGTGGCCGTCCTTACGTCCGCATGCACACGATCGCCCTCCACGACTCCCAGGTTCTCGAATTCGGAGCGGGGAACCTCGACTGTCACCGTTTCCCCGGTTGGTAGTTTGAGCAACACTTTCACGTATCCGCCCACGGATTTGAGCCGTTCGACCCGACCGGTGACGGGTTCCGAGGTACCCTGGGGGGGCTTGGCGAGCTTGATGTCGTGGGGACGGACGAAGGCGTGGACGGCCTCGCCCTCGCGAGCGCTGTTGGGGGCCTGCACCACCAGGGTGCCGACCTCGGCCCGGCCCGAGCGGACGTGGCCCCGCAGGACGCTGGTGCCCCCCACGAAGGAGGCGACGAAGGGGGTGGCCGGGCGGTCGTAGATGTCCTCCGGCGGACCGGCCTGGGCCACGCGTCCCTCGGAGAGCACGACCACGTGCTGGGAGATTTCGAGCGCCTCCTCCTGGTCATGGGTGACGAGCAGGGTGGTGACACCCGTCTGCTCGTGGAGGGAGTGGAGCCACTCGCGCAGCTCCACGCGCACGCGGCTGTCGAGCGCGCCGAAGGGCTCGTCCAGCAGCAGCAGCTTGGGGCGGATGGCGAGCGCCCGCGCGAAGGCCACGCGCTGCCGCTGTCCGCCGGAAAGTTGCGTGGGGTAGCGCTTGCCCAGATCCTCCAGCTGGATGAGGCGCAACATCTCGTCCACGCGCGCCTCCACGTCGGCGCGGGGCAGCCGGCGCGTCTCCAGCCCGAAGGCGATGTTCTGCCGCACGGTCATGTGCTTGAAGAGCGCGTAGCTCTGGAAGACGACGCCGATGCCGCGCTGCTGCACGGGCAGGTGGGTACAGTCGATGCCCTCGATGCGGACGGAACCCGAGTCCGGCAGCTCCAGCCCGGCGATGAGGCGCAGCAGGGTGGACTTGCCCGCCCCCGAGGGCCCGAGCAGGGTGGTGATGGCGCCGGAGGGGGCGTGGAACGATACATCGGAGACGGCCGGAGTGCCCCCGGTGGTGAAGCGCTTGGTGAGCTGCTCGACGATGACACTCATGGGACCTCGGCCTTCCACTCGACGTACTTCTTGACGGCCAACGTCACCAGCGCGAGCACCGTGAGCAGCGAGGCCACGGCGAAGGCACCGGCGAGGTTGTACTCGTTGTAGAGAATCTCCGCGTGCAGCGGCAGCGTGTTGGTCACCCCGCGCACGTGGCCGGAGACGACGGACACGGCGCCGAACTCGCCCATCGCTCGCGCGTTGCACAGCAGCACGCCGTAGAGCACGCCCCACTTCACCTTGGGCAGCGTGACGCGCAGGAAGGTGCGCCAGCCGCTGGCGCCCAGCGTGAGGGCGGCCTCCTCCTCGTCGGCGCCCTGCGCCTGCATGACGGGCAGCACCTCGCGCACGACGAAGGGGAAGGTGACGAACACGGTGGCCAGGACGATGCCGGGCACGGCGAAGATGATGTGGATGTCGTGCGCGTCCAACCACGGGCCCAGCCACCCCTGCCGGCCAAAGAGCAGGACGAAGATGAGCCCCGCGATGACGGGCGACACGCTGAAGGGCAGGTCGATGAGCGTGAGGAGCACGTCCCGGCCGGGGAAGCGGAAGCGGGCGATGAGCCACGCGGCGGCCAGCCCGAAGACGAAGTTGAGGGGCACGGCGATGGCGGCCGCCAGCAGCGTGAGGCGGATGGCGCTCAGCGCCTCCGGCTCCAGGATGGCCGCCAGGTAGCTGCCCACGCCCTTCTGCAGGGCGTAGGTGAAGACGGCCACCAGCGGGACGACGAGGAAGACCCCGAGGAAGACGAGCGCCACGCCGATGAGCAGCCAGCGCACGGCGGCGGAGCCGGAGACGGTCCGCCTGTCGCGGCGTGGAGTGTGCGAGGTCGGGTGCATCACGTGTTTCCTATCCGGTTCGGGCCTCGAGCCGACGGTTCGTCCAGCGCTGGATGAGGTTGGCGGCCAGCAGCAGCGCGAAGGAGACCGCCAGCATCACCCCGGCGATGGCCGTGGCCCCGGCGTAGTCGTACTGCTCCAGCCGGGTGATGATGAGCAGGGGGGCGATCTCCGTGCGCATGGGCATGTTGCCGGAGATGAAGACGACGGAGCCGTACTCGCCGATGGCGCGGGCGAAGGCGAGGGTGAAGCCGCTGAGCAGGGCGGGCAGCACGCCGGGCAGGAGGACATGGGTGAAGGTCCTCCAGGGCGAGGCCCCGAGCGTGGCGGCGGCCTCCTCCACGTCGGCGTCGATTTCCTCGAGCACGGGCTGGACGGTGCGCACCACGAAGGGCAGCCCGATGAAGGTGAGCGCCACGATGATGCCCAGGGGCGTGAAGGCCACCTTGACGCCGAGCGCCTCCAGGTACTGTCCGTACCAGCCGTTGTGGGAGTAGAGGGTGGTGAGCGTCAGCCCGGCCACGGCGGTGGGCAGGGCGAAGGGCAGGTCCACCAGCGCGTCCACCAGCGCCTTGCCCGGGAAGCGGTAGCGCACCAGCACCCAGGCCACCAGCAGGCCGAAGACGACGTTGACCAGCGCGGCGACCAGGGCGGTGCCGAAGCTGAGCCGGTACGCGGCGAGCACACGCGGCGAGGCCACGGTGTCCCAGAACTGGTCCCAGGAGAGGGTGAACGTCTTGAGGAAGAGGCCGGACAGCGGCAGGAGGACGATGAGGCCGAGGTACAACCAGCTCAGCCCCATGGTCAGCCCGAAGCCCGGAAGGACACGGCGTCTCGCACTGTGCTGCATGGCGGCTCCGGGCTACTGCGCCTTGGGGACGTAGAGACGGTCGAAGGCGCCGCCATCATCGAAGTGCTTCTTCTGCGCCTGCTTCCAGCCGCCGAAGACCTCGTCGATGGTGAAGAGGCTCACGGTGGGGAAGTGGCTGGCGTACTTCGCGGCGGCCGCCTGGGCGCGGGGCCGGAAGTGGTGCTTCGCGGCCAGCTCCTGGCCCTCCTCGGAGTAGAGGAACTGGAGGTAGGCCTCGGCCGCGGCCCGGGTGCCCTTGCGGTCCACGTTCCGGTCCACCAGCGCCACGGGCGGCTCGGCGAGGATGCTCACCGAGGGGATGATGATCTCGAACTTGTCCTTGCCCACCTCGTCGGTGAGCAGGAGGGCCTCGTTCTCCCAGCCGATGAGCACGTCGCCGATGCCGCGCTCGGCGAAGGTGGTGGTGGCGCCGCGCGCGCCCGAGTCCAGCACGGGCACGTTCTTGAAGAGGTTGGAGACGAACTCCTGCGCCTTCGCCTCGTCACCGTTGTTCTTGCGCAGCGCGTAGCCCCAGGCGGCCAGGTAGTTCCAGCGCGCTCCGCCCGACGTCTTGGGGTTGGGGGTGATGACGGCCACGCCGGGGCGCAGCAGATCCTCCCAGTCGCGGATGCCCTTGGGGTTGCCCTTGCGCACCACGAAGACGATGGTGGACGTGTACGGCGAGCTGTTGTTCGGCAACCGCGACTGCCAGCCCTCGGGGATGAGCTGGCCCTTGTCGTGGATCATGTCGACGTCGTAC
This is a stretch of genomic DNA from Archangium violaceum. It encodes these proteins:
- a CDS encoding TIGR02265 family protein, whose translation is MDLIADASRLETGEFMNSNATAAVSVSYDPYDYWEQDLAQRLRLARPEDSVRGMFANGLLDAVRGLAGDEAVSHCLEASGQSRFVDFFNYPISAHLRVVFTGARFLVPRFGNMEEALRQLGRRSAADFMDSAAGKTMMKLLARGDPRRLVDALPSAYRMSLTFGNHKVEWLGPTNGRYILTRNFIPLPSHEGVLRALLETSNARDIRVRGRQTSGLLDGEYEFSWE
- a CDS encoding sulfate ABC transporter substrate-binding protein — translated: MKPHSPHKLTAALFCLLLSAVPALEGCSKPGAGQGEPITLLNVSYDPTRELYTDVNAAFAKQWEAKHGTKLVIKQSHGGSGKQARAVIDGLDADVVTLALAYDVDMIHDKGQLIPEGWQSRLPNNSSPYTSTIVFVVRKGNPKGIRDWEDLLRPGVAVITPNPKTSGGARWNYLAAWGYALRKNNGDEAKAQEFVSNLFKNVPVLDSGARGATTTFAERGIGDVLIGWENEALLLTDEVGKDKFEIIIPSVSILAEPPVALVDRNVDRKGTRAAAEAYLQFLYSEEGQELAAKHHFRPRAQAAAAKYASHFPTVSLFTIDEVFGGWKQAQKKHFDDGGAFDRLYVPKAQ
- a CDS encoding MarR family winged helix-turn-helix transcriptional regulator, whose amino-acid sequence is MKPIDEAGDLSPADKNKEQQPLGEVLEFMRLLWAVDHGLQSTSKRMESTLGLTGPQRLVLRLVGRFPGITAGRLAQILHVHPSTLTGVLKRMEKRGLLERKSDPLDGRKALFALTESGRALDVPATGTVEAAVQRALARLPRARLAAAQEVLATLAEELGSGDAPLDNPTGNSSHRADEELPVPPDGEGSASSKSATR
- the cysT gene encoding sulfate ABC transporter permease subunit CysT; translation: MQHSARRRVLPGFGLTMGLSWLYLGLIVLLPLSGLFLKTFTLSWDQFWDTVASPRVLAAYRLSFGTALVAALVNVVFGLLVAWVLVRYRFPGKALVDALVDLPFALPTAVAGLTLTTLYSHNGWYGQYLEALGVKVAFTPLGIIVALTFIGLPFVVRTVQPVLEEIDADVEEAAATLGASPWRTFTHVLLPGVLPALLSGFTLAFARAIGEYGSVVFISGNMPMRTEIAPLLIITRLEQYDYAGATAIAGVMLAVSFALLLAANLIQRWTNRRLEARTG
- the cysW gene encoding sulfate ABC transporter permease subunit CysW, producing the protein MHPTSHTPRRDRRTVSGSAAVRWLLIGVALVFLGVFLVVPLVAVFTYALQKGVGSYLAAILEPEALSAIRLTLLAAAIAVPLNFVFGLAAAWLIARFRFPGRDVLLTLIDLPFSVSPVIAGLIFVLLFGRQGWLGPWLDAHDIHIIFAVPGIVLATVFVTFPFVVREVLPVMQAQGADEEEAALTLGASGWRTFLRVTLPKVKWGVLYGVLLCNARAMGEFGAVSVVSGHVRGVTNTLPLHAEILYNEYNLAGAFAVASLLTVLALVTLAVKKYVEWKAEVP
- a CDS encoding sulfate/molybdate ABC transporter ATP-binding protein: MSVIVEQLTKRFTTGGTPAVSDVSFHAPSGAITTLLGPSGAGKSTLLRLIAGLELPDSGSVRIEGIDCTHLPVQQRGIGVVFQSYALFKHMTVRQNIAFGLETRRLPRADVEARVDEMLRLIQLEDLGKRYPTQLSGGQRQRVAFARALAIRPKLLLLDEPFGALDSRVRVELREWLHSLHEQTGVTTLLVTHDQEEALEISQHVVVLSEGRVAQAGPPEDIYDRPATPFVASFVGGTSVLRGHVRSGRAEVGTLVVQAPNSAREGEAVHAFVRPHDIKLAKPPQGTSEPVTGRVERLKSVGGYVKVLLKLPTGETVTVEVPRSEFENLGVVEGDRVHADVRTATVFLGDFAI